A region of the Candidatus Omnitrophota bacterium genome:
CAGCCCGAACAGGGACACTCTTAATTCCGGCTATCATCTTTCGCAGAGTTTGATAGCGATAGGTTCGGGGAAGATCAAAGGCAAGGGCTACCGCCGGGGCACACAGGCGCGCCTTGGCTTTCTCCCCGGGAAATACACCGATTTTATGTTCGCGTCGATCGCGGAGGAATTCGGTTTCATCGGTTCTTTTCTGATACTGTTCTCTTATTTTATTCTCTTTTCGCGGATGATCAAAATAGCCGTTATGGCGCTTGACCAGCAGGGGACATTTCTGGCGCTTTCCATATTAGGGGTGCTGTTTTTCCAGACATTCCTCAATATAGGGATGACGCTGGGTATGCTCCCCATCACGGGACTTCCTCTGCCTTTTCTCTCCTACGGCGGCACCGCCACCGCCGTTTATCTAATGATGCTGGGCGTGGTCATGAATGTTTACGCCACGGCCAAAGGTTACTGAAAAATCAAGGTATCTTCTTAATGGAAATTAAAAATCTGCTCAATTATGAAAGGCCGGCGCAGTACGCGGGCGGCGAGATGTTTTCCGTGAAAAAACCATGGAAGGAAACACCCCTTAAGGTTCTCCTTGTCAGCCCGGCTGTTTATCAGATGGGGGCATCATCCCTCGGCCTCGGTATTCTATACCATATTATAAATTCCCGCCCGGACAGTCTCTGCGAGCGCGCTTTTATGCCGGAGCCGGATATGAGAGAGGCAATACTTTCCGGAAAAGAAAAATTTCTGTCTCTTGAGTCCGGCCGCTCACCCCGGGATTTTGATCTCATAGGCATAACCCTTCCCGCGAAAGGATGTTTTTTTGACATCCCGGGGCTTTTTGCCCTGATGGGCATTCCCGTTTCGCTCCGCGACGGGTCGTATCCCGTTATAACGGCCGGCGGCCCCGGCGTTTCTAATTTTGTGCCGGCCGAGGGTTTCTTTGACGCTTTTATCGTCGGCGACGGAGAAGAGGTCATCGGAAAAATGCTGGATGAGGCGCTGGCAAGTTCCGGGCGGGACTCCCTTAAAAGAGCGCTCGCGGATATCGAGGGCGTCTATGTGTGCGGTATAAGCGGGAGTGTAAAAAAAGTTTTCTGCCCGCTAAAAAACGATTATTATCCGCTCAAGCCGGTTATCCCGAATATCAGGACTTTGCAGGACAGGCTGGACATAGAGGTGATGAGGGGCTGTCCCAACAACTGCCGTTTTTGCGAGGCGAAAAGGTTTTATTCGCCTCTCCGCGTGAGGACTCCGGAGGATCTTGAAAAAATAATCATCTCATCCCTTGAGAACACAGG
Encoded here:
- a CDS encoding radical SAM protein, which translates into the protein MEIKNLLNYERPAQYAGGEMFSVKKPWKETPLKVLLVSPAVYQMGASSLGLGILYHIINSRPDSLCERAFMPEPDMREAILSGKEKFLSLESGRSPRDFDLIGITLPAKGCFFDIPGLFALMGIPVSLRDGSYPVITAGGPGVSNFVPAEGFFDAFIVGDGEEVIGKMLDEALASSGRDSLKRALADIEGVYVCGISGSVKKVFCPLKNDYYPLKPVIPNIRTLQDRLDIEVMRGCPNNCRFCEAKRFYSPLRVRTPEDLEKIIISSLENTGWKGLSLSSLSTPQYPHIGEVVDSVIPLLRKQGISLQIPSLRPERRSLECVMKILPLNQVNLTFAPETFSRRMQEIIGKITPLDEFEKMMAEIKSAGFRDVKIYLMLGLPGESDADMDENIKAVKRIRKTGLKVTLTLSPFVPAAHTPFERVTLWDRGEMEEKLKRFKMELRGVDLRHPSLEDALLESALARGDARLGAILLDLPAVFTDSSADKIRILDEAGLDSVSYAGRDFSTGKLPWEKIDIAPRAELEEDYNQVKELIESR